One Dioscorea cayenensis subsp. rotundata cultivar TDr96_F1 chromosome 15, TDr96_F1_v2_PseudoChromosome.rev07_lg8_w22 25.fasta, whole genome shotgun sequence genomic region harbors:
- the LOC120276995 gene encoding alpha-dioxygenase 1 → MSLCLVKPFIHPSFHEVLKHMSFGDRLSFLAVHTIDKLNLWHRLPVLLGLLYLQARRTLHEKYNLIMVGERDNTPFNPDQYPYRTSNGEYNNPESVKEGSQLTFFGRNMPPMDQKDELMSPDPVMVAAKFLARRTFKDTGKQFNVIAASWIQFMIHDWIDHLEDTQQVELVAPPEIASECPLKSFKFFKTKEVPTNAQGIKSGHLNIRTPWWDASAIYGSDSNKSSKVRSFVDGKLKIGDNNLLRHMHNGIALSGDIRNSWAGVSVLQALFVKEHNAVCDALKSEYPKLTDDELYHYARLVTSAVIAKIHTIDWTVELLKTDTMNAGMHANWYGLLGKRFKSIFGHVGGTALGGLVGLDKPNNHGVPYSLTEDFTSVYRMHSLLPDTLTLRNINANPGPNKSPAILEDIKMEELIGIKGEESLASIGFERQLVSMGHQASGALELWNYPLFFRDLVAQNVDGTPRPDHVDLAALEVYRDRERNVPRYNQFRRGMLMIPISKWEDLTDDKEAIETLREVYGDDVEKLDLIVGLMAEKKIKGFAISETAFFIFIIMASRRLEADRFFTSYFNEKTYTKKGFAWVNNTESLRDVITRHFPEITTKWLNSTSAFSVWDSPPNSFNFIPLLLRIP, encoded by the exons ATGAGCTTGTGCCTTGTTAAACCTTTCATCCACCCTTCATTCCATGAAGTTCTCAAGCACATGAGCTTTGGAGACAGGCTTAGTTTCCTT gcTGTGCACACTATTGATAAGCTTAATCTATGGCATCGATTACCGGTTCTTTTGGGTTTGCTATACTTGCAAGCTCGTCGAACTCTTCATGAGAAGTATAACTTGATTATGGTTGGAGAAAGGGATAACACTCCATTCAACCCTGATCAATATCCTTACAGGACTAGCAATGGTGAGTATAACAACCCGGAGAGTGTGAAAGAAGGAAGTCAACTTACCTTCTTTGGCAGGAACATGCCTCCCATGGATCAAAAAGACGAA TTGATGAGCCCTGATCCTGTTATGGTGGCTGCTAAGTTTTTGGCAAGAAGAACTTTTAAGGACACAGGAAAACAGTTTAACGTGATTGCTGCTTCTTGGATTCAGTTTATGATTCATGATTGGATTGATCATTTGGAAGACACTCAACAG gTAGAACTCGTTGCTCCACCAGAAATAGCAAGTGAATGTCCACTGAAATCTTTTAAGTTCTTCAAGACAAAAGAGGTCCCAACAAATGCTCAGGGAATTAAGAGTGGACACTTGAATATAAGAACACCTTGGTG GGATGCAAGTGCAATCTATGGAAGTGATtcaaacaaatcatcaaaaGTGAGGAGCTTTGTGGATGGGAAGCTTAAAATTGGAGATAACAATCTCCTTCGACATATGCACAACGGCATTGCACTCTCTGGAGATATCCGAAACAGTTGGGCTGGAGTCTCAGTCTTACAAGCTCTTTTTGTCAAAGAACATAATGCTGTCTGTGATGCACTTAAG TCAGAGTATCCTAAGCTCACTGATGATGAGTTATACCACTACGCAAGACTAGTGACTTCGGCTGTGATTGCAAAGATTCATACTATTGATTGGACTGTGGAGCTCCTCAAGACTGATACTATGAATGCTGGCATGCATGCTAATTG GTATGGACTGCTTGGAAAAAGATTCAAGAGTATATTTGGACATGTAGGAGGGACGGCATTGGGAGGGCTTGTTGGATTAGATAAACCCAATAACCATGGAGTACCTTATTCTTTGACAGAAGACTTCACATCGGTTTATAGAATGCACTCTCTCCTTCCGGACACTCTTACACTTAGAAACATCAATGCAAATCCTGGTCCTAATAAATCCCCTGCAATCCTTGAAGA TATCAAGATGGAAGAACTGATAGGTATCAAGGGAGAGGAAAGTTTAGCTTCAATTGGATTTGAGAGGCAATTAGTGTCAATGGGACACCAAGCTAGTGGTGCTCTTGAGCTTTGGAACTATCCTTTGTTCTTTAGAGACTTAGTTGCACAAAATGTTGATGGCACTCCAAGGCCTGATCATGTTGATTTGGCTGCACTTGAAG TGTATAGAGATAGAGAAAGGAATGTGCCAAGATACAACCAGTTTAGAAGAGGAATGCTAATGATTCCTATAAGCAAATGGGAGGACTTAACTGATGATAAAGAAGCCATTGAAACTCTAAGAGAAGTTTATGGTGATGATGTTGAGAAGCTTGACCTTATTGTTGGTCTCATGGCTGAGAAGAAGATTAAGGGCTTTGCTATCAGTGAAACAGCTTTCTTTATCTTCATTATCATGGCATCAAG GAGGTTGGAGGCTGATAGGTTCTTCACAAGCTACTTCAATGAGAAGACATACACAAAGAAAGGGTTTGCATGGGTTAACAACACTGAAAGCTTAAGAGATGTGATCACAAGACATTTCCCTGAAATCACTACTAAATGGTTGAACTCAACCAGTGCTTTCTCTGTTTGGGATTCACCTCCAAACTCCTTCAATTTCATCCCACTCCTTCTTCGCATtccttaa